The following are encoded in a window of Halomarina salina genomic DNA:
- a CDS encoding PIN domain-containing protein has product MILDSSYLIDLFRGDDGAFRVGVDLRERNVVQRVPAPVVAELSYGVAIEGTDEERRRFENAMAMYPVTAQTRELARDAGELLARADRDAGGESGVGMVDAMVAAVGDAVGEPILTDNIRDFERLGVETESY; this is encoded by the coding sequence GGCGACGACGGCGCGTTCCGGGTCGGCGTCGACCTCCGAGAGCGAAACGTCGTTCAGCGAGTTCCTGCACCGGTCGTCGCCGAGCTCTCGTACGGTGTCGCTATCGAGGGAACCGACGAGGAGCGACGGCGCTTCGAGAACGCGATGGCGATGTACCCCGTGACGGCACAGACGCGTGAGCTGGCACGGGACGCCGGGGAACTGCTCGCACGGGCAGACCGCGATGCGGGTGGTGAGAGTGGCGTCGGGATGGTCGACGCGATGGTGGCGGCCGTCGGTGATGCGGTCGGAGAACCGATTCTCACCGACAACATCCGTGATTTCGAACGTCTCGGTGTCGAGACCGAGTCGTACTGA